The Hymenobacter chitinivorans DSM 11115 genome window below encodes:
- a CDS encoding TonB-dependent receptor plug domain-containing protein — protein sequence MHIGIPAFTTIQPALSRVAGVQVTPYSGAPGAWATIRIRGATNLTGSSQPLYVVDGVPVYNTDVTPELWAERSSFLQSSNNGNYPNIPTPSTPGANPLLDLPVEDVAQITVLRGAAATAQYGMQGSNGVILITTRQGADGRTTAQPSLRVRYSGWGGVQQVRQRYDLLNGRQYAELANAAAASSFGRPLPYSTADLSSLQEVDWQDELFRPAAVQSHNLSVDGLAHNTRYYAAADYLNQAGVIVKSGMSRGSLRFNLDQQLTQKLSVGLRASASQTDQHYPGQELDAGPLVQRYLLGIPAVPARTSSSYSPPTPRFALDDYSQTARTRRLVTQLNATYQFSPSLSLTARGSREKMDAEGLGYSPNGFGSGAVPVEHTSTSTTTARNWVVAAALRYEHTFREQHAVTAALNYLRQQDQRTLDYTLQSVYGFGSFKSEEKRLAIHSPSVVAGYTYAGRYEVQASMRTEFASGKNANDRKVWLPGGQLSWHINKESFLADQDRLTDLMLWAGSGKTSSFFGFDRTTHHDAGLRAGLLGGLLTLEVAAYQRRTTRAQGAFLVTIPSSSGFSTFYTFPNVTLLNKGLEFTAGGSWRIGPVSGTSQLSAATNHNEVTELKPGDDFIRIVPSSLAVGQPVSRFRVYEADGTFPVGHPSAGQQRYADRNNDGRRDFGDIYDEGTGLPRYSLNFSQQLRLKRFQLDAQFDGLFGYQIQNSLLLRLDAPSGFANSSVRALNYWTPANQATSVPRPGFADFSYPVPTNEDLENGSHVRLSQLSLSYEVLTTDTRKISVWVGGQNLFVTGPYRGFDPNVSSGGAGPYYAGQDSGGYPVARMWQLGLRGQF from the coding sequence GTGCATATAGGCATACCGGCCTTTACCACCATCCAACCCGCTCTTAGCCGCGTAGCCGGCGTGCAGGTCACGCCCTACTCCGGGGCACCCGGGGCCTGGGCTACGATCCGCATCCGGGGGGCCACCAACCTGACCGGCAGCAGCCAGCCGCTCTACGTGGTGGATGGCGTGCCGGTGTACAATACCGACGTGACGCCGGAGCTATGGGCCGAGCGCAGCAGCTTTTTGCAGTCTTCCAACAACGGCAACTACCCCAACATCCCGACCCCGAGCACGCCCGGCGCCAATCCGCTGCTGGACTTGCCGGTGGAAGACGTGGCCCAGATAACCGTGCTGCGCGGGGCCGCCGCTACGGCCCAATACGGCATGCAGGGCTCCAATGGAGTTATTCTGATTACGACCAGGCAAGGAGCCGACGGCCGCACCACCGCCCAGCCCTCCCTGCGGGTGCGCTACAGCGGCTGGGGCGGCGTGCAGCAGGTGCGGCAGCGCTACGACCTGCTCAACGGCCGCCAGTACGCCGAACTCGCCAACGCGGCCGCGGCTTCCAGCTTCGGGCGGCCTCTTCCCTACTCAACCGCCGACTTGAGCAGCCTGCAGGAAGTAGACTGGCAGGATGAGCTCTTCCGGCCCGCCGCCGTGCAGAGCCACAACCTGAGCGTGGACGGCCTGGCCCACAACACCCGCTACTACGCCGCCGCCGACTACCTCAACCAGGCCGGCGTCATCGTCAAGTCGGGCATGAGCCGGGGCAGCCTGCGCTTCAACCTCGACCAGCAGCTTACCCAGAAGCTTAGCGTGGGCCTGCGGGCCAGCGCCAGCCAAACCGACCAGCACTACCCCGGGCAGGAGCTGGACGCCGGCCCGCTGGTGCAGCGCTACCTGCTGGGCATTCCGGCCGTGCCGGCCCGCACCTCCTCAAGCTACTCCCCCCCGACGCCGCGCTTTGCCCTCGACGACTACTCCCAAACGGCCCGCACCCGCCGCCTCGTTACCCAACTCAACGCCACCTACCAGTTTTCGCCCAGCCTGAGCCTCACCGCCCGCGGCAGCCGCGAGAAGATGGATGCCGAAGGCCTGGGCTATTCCCCCAACGGGTTTGGCTCCGGCGCAGTGCCCGTGGAGCACACCAGCACCTCTACCACCACGGCCCGCAACTGGGTGGTGGCCGCCGCCCTGCGCTACGAGCACACCTTCCGGGAACAGCACGCCGTGACGGCCGCCCTCAACTACCTGCGCCAGCAAGACCAGCGCACCCTCGACTACACCCTCCAGAGTGTGTATGGCTTCGGTTCTTTCAAGTCCGAAGAGAAGCGCCTGGCCATTCACAGCCCCTCGGTGGTGGCCGGCTACACCTACGCGGGCCGCTACGAGGTGCAGGCTTCCATGCGGACCGAGTTTGCCTCCGGCAAGAACGCCAACGACCGGAAAGTGTGGCTGCCCGGCGGCCAGCTGAGCTGGCATATCAACAAGGAAAGCTTCCTGGCCGACCAGGACCGCCTCACCGACCTCATGCTCTGGGCTGGCTCGGGCAAGACCAGCTCCTTTTTTGGGTTCGACCGCACCACCCACCACGACGCGGGCCTGCGCGCGGGCCTGCTCGGGGGCCTGCTTACCCTGGAAGTGGCGGCTTACCAGCGCCGCACCACCCGCGCCCAGGGGGCATTCCTGGTTACTATCCCGTCCTCAAGCGGCTTCAGTACTTTCTACACGTTTCCCAACGTGACGCTGCTCAACAAGGGCCTGGAGTTTACGGCCGGCGGCAGCTGGCGCATCGGCCCGGTGAGCGGCACTTCCCAGCTGAGCGCCGCTACCAATCATAATGAGGTAACCGAGCTCAAGCCCGGCGACGACTTCATCCGGATAGTGCCCAGCAGCCTGGCCGTGGGCCAGCCCGTGAGCCGTTTCCGGGTGTATGAGGCCGATGGCACTTTCCCGGTGGGTCATCCCAGCGCCGGCCAGCAACGCTACGCCGACCGCAACAACGACGGCCGCCGCGACTTTGGCGATATCTACGACGAAGGCACCGGTCTGCCCCGCTACTCGCTTAATTTCTCCCAGCAGCTACGCCTCAAGCGCTTCCAGCTCGATGCCCAATTCGACGGCCTCTTCGGCTACCAGATTCAGAACTCCCTGCTGCTGCGCCTCGACGCGCCCTCGGGCTTTGCTAACAGCTCCGTGCGGGCCCTTAACTACTGGACACCCGCCAACCAGGCTACCTCCGTGCCCCGCCCTGGCTTCGCAGACTTTTCGTACCCCGTGCCGACCAACGAAGACCTGGAAAACGGCAGCCACGTGCGTCTTTCCCAACTCTCGCTCAGCTACGAAGTGCTCACTACCGACACCCGCAAGATCAGCGTGTGGGTGGGCGGCCAGAACCTGTTCGTCACCGGCCCCTACCGCGGCTTCGACCCCAACGTGAGCAGCGGCGGCGCCGGCCCCTACTACGCCGGCCAGGATTCGGGCGGGTATCCCGTGGCCCGGATGTGGCAGCTGGGCCTGCGCGGGCAGTTTTAA